The Chloroflexi bacterium ADurb.Bin180 region CAGCCGGGCCACCTTGTCAAAGGCCTCGCCCGCGGCATCGTCCAGCGTCCGACCCAGAACGCGGTACTGACCGTGGTTGGTCATCCAGACCAGGTCTGTGTGCCCACCGGAAACGATCAGACAAAGCGCCGGAAAGGCTGGAGGAGGCGGCGGCGCCTCGCCTTCTCTCGCCGCGTACAGCCAGTTCGCGTACAGGTGAGCCTCGAGGTGATTGACCGCCACCAGCGGCAGCCCTCTGGCCCAGGCGATGCTCTTGGCGACGTTGGCCCCCACCAAGAGCGGTCCCACCAACCCGGGGCCATTCGTCACCGCAACGGCGTCCAGGTCTTGCCAGGTCACACTGGCAATGGCCAACGCTTCTTCGATGACCGGTGCGATGTCCAGTACATGCTGTCGCGAAGCTACCTCCGGAAAGACGCCTCCAAAACGCCGGTGGATATCGATTTGCGAGGCCACGACGTTCGAGCGTATCTCTCGCCCGTCAGCTACGACCGACGCGGCGGTCTCGTCGCAGGAGGTCTCTATCCCTAGGATCAGGCGCATCTCATCGCTCTCTGGAGGCGAACGTCACTGGCGCCTACTGACCGGCCAGGCTGGCCTGCAGAAGCTTGTTGCCGCTGACCAGGTACACGCGCTTGTTCGCTTCGTCGACGAATAGCCCGCGCAAGTTGTCCATGTAGCCAGGCTCGACACTGCGGTACTGGCGCACGAACTCGCCCGCCTTGCTAAACTTGACGATGCGACTGTTGCCCGTATCGGCTACGTACACGGACCCACCTTCATCCATCGACCCGGTGACAAAGATGCAGCTGGGCGCACTCAATGGAATGTCGAGCCCTTTCTGCGGAAAGGCCACTGGACTGCCCTGATGGTACTTGACGATCTTGCCGTCTGCCTGGAGCACATAGACGTCGCCGTCGATCGCAAGGTCGACACCCCCCGAGATGGCTGACGTGCCTGCCGCGCTGGCATAGTCCGACGGTGCCCCCTCGAAGCCGCTGGCACTGAGCTGGTAGCGCAGAATGCGGTTGGCGCTGCCATCAAGCACGTAGAACCTGCTCAGCAGATAGCCGGCAACCGCGACCGGATTGCGCCAAGCGCTCGTATCTGCTGTGGCAAAACGCTTGAGGCCAGTGGCGTCGTTGTACACCAGTACCTGGCCCTTGCGGTCTATGATGAACATGTTGCCTGCACCGGGCTGCGTGCCGCTGTCTACCCAGACAATATCGAGCAGCTCATCTACAGGGATGCCACCATGCTGGTCCCCTTTGCGCACTACAACTGGCTCGACTTCTGTCGTGCGCAAGGCTTGCTGCGAGTCGTCCAGCAGGTGCTTGTACACCCGGTCCAGGCCCAAATCCAGGGTCCAGACGTCGGCGCCCCGCACGATGACGGTACTCAACTGAGTCTTGGCCGCTTCCGTATCGGCGAATTCCTTCAGGACATTGAATGCGGCAAAGCGCACCACGCCGCTGACCTGATCCAGGTACTGCGAGACGGCTTGACGCTCTTGTTTCACTGCGGCGTCATCGGGCCTCAGCTTGAGGGCCTGATCCAGTGCGGCCAGGGCCGTGGCCAGCTCGGCGCGCTGCTCCGCGGGCGACGAGCTCCGCTGAGCGGCTAGCTTGGCGTCACTGGCCTGGCTCATCAGCAGCCGGACCTGGTTCTGCTGTGACCGGTCGTACTGCAACCGACTCACGACGTAGATGGCGAGCACGAGCACCGGAATGAGCACTACGACCAAGAGCCACCGCCGCTGCTTTGCCGAAAAGATGTCGGCCATCCCCTGCGCTCCGGGCTTGTGCGCTCCGACTCCCTGCTCTGCCGGGAGCACGCGCTCAAAGAGCACCCCGGCAGCACGTCCGGCCGCCGCCAGGGTTTTCCTGACGCCATCCAGCACGGGTTGCAGGTTGAGCCTGACAACCGGACGATGCGGCGCTTCCTCGTGCTCTTCCTCCAGACCAGGCTCCTCCTCCGTTGTCTCCTCAATCGCCTTTTCCTCTGCCGCCAGAGCCGTCTGCCGTGATTCCAGGGTCTCTTTCACGCCCGACGAGATCCGCGTCCAGAGGCCGCCGCCCTTCTGCGTGTCCCCGACCTCGGTCTGAGGTTCTTCCACTGCAGCACTGCTGGCCTGGCCTACGCCAGTCACTTTGACCACCAGCACCGACACATCGTTGCCCCTGCAGAGGTCTTGCAGGTCGTCTCTTGCTGCGGCGGCATCCTTGCCCCGTACAGTCTTGTTCAGCACATCCTCACTGGCGAGGCGTGATAGCATCGTGCTGGCCAGCAGCAGAACGTCGCCCTGTTCGAGCCGCCAGTGGAATAGATCAGGCTCAACCTCCTGACGCATTCCCAGAGGAGGGTTAAGCTTGGGGTCAATGTCCTCGAGGCTCTCGCTGCTGAGCCAGGCCGAGTCTGCCGGCAGCCGCCGCACAGCGGCCGTTCCAACCTGGTAGGCCAGGGCCGGGCCCAACTGGCCCACGTACGCATCGCGGTCCTTCAGCACCATCAGGGTCATTCCGGCGATGCAGCGCTCCTCGCCTTCTGCATGAAGGTTGTGCTGGTACAGATATGTATTGGCGCTTTTGATTGCTGCCCTAATGCCCGCCGTGATGCTGCCCACGCTGGCCAGATACTGCCTGGCAGCTTCCACGAGTTTGCGTTCTACCACCTCAGGTTGGGCCAGGGATCCCACCAGCTCCACCAGTACGTAGAGATTGCCGCGACCGCGGCGGTCAGGGATCACAGCCGTCTCTTCAAACGCACCGATGTTGCCCGGCGAGTCCACTGCCATGCCCTCAACGACGCTGAATGAATCAGTCAGGGTTTTCAGTCTGGCCATTTCGCTCCCCCCTCAAGAGTTCCAACTGCTCAGCCGCTGGACTGCCCAGGGCCAACAATAGTCGATGCCAACTCTAGCAACCTGCGCACCCGTTCTTCGGGCATTTGCCTCGCCTGGCGGAGATAGCGCTCCAGCACGTCGATGGGGGCCAATTGCTCGATGCTCTGCTCAGAGCTCAGCCGGATGCGCGCTTCGCGCCTGACATCGCGGACCACGGCCGCCACCTTGAATGCGTCGGCCATCATCGCCTGAATCTCGCCATCTCGCAACAGGGCGTTCTTCTCCGCGTTGGTGTGAATGATCAGCCTGACGATTGCTCCTGTAAGGTCATGCCTGCTCAGCGCCTGGCCCACCTCAGCGGTCGGGTCATCGCCTTCGGCAACTACATCCACGGTGAGGAACCTGCGCGTGCTGCGCAGTGGTATGAATTCATAACTGGCCTCGCCGCGGCGTACCTCTACCAGCACAAACCCTTTGGTTTCCGCCTCTTCGCCGAAATCCACCCGGTCCACGCTGCCGCTGTAGACAGTGAGAGGGCTCCCTTGCAGCCGCTGGTGCCGGTGAATGTGCCCCAGAGCCACATAGTCAAAGGCCTGGTTCTTGAGCATCTCCCTCGGCAGCACGAGCTCCTGGCCGAGCATCACGCTGCGCTCAGAGCCGTACGTTGCCCCCATGACCGAACCGTGAACTGCAACTACTGTGGGTAGATTCGGATTCAGTCGCTCTGCCTCGTCATTCAACCGCCGGCCAAGCTCGATCACAGCGAGCGCATCGACCTCCGCGAGGGGCAAGTTCCGGTGCTGCTCGTTGTGCAGCAAAGTGGTCCTTGTCAACCAGGGCACAGCTATGACCTGAATCTCGCCCGAGGCGGTAGGAATCACGTGCGTGCTCACGGTCCGCCCCACCCACACGCCAGGCACTTCAAGCGTAGAAAAGATGTCGAGCGTGTTGGCCCGGCCAGCGGCGCCCGGCAGGTCGTGGTTGCCCGCGAGCAAGAACACCGGAATGCCGGCAACAGTCAGACGATGAA contains the following coding sequences:
- the sbcD gene encoding Nuclease SbcCD subunit D, which translates into the protein MVRILHFADLHLGVENYGRTDAATGLHSRLLDFLRSFDELVDYALDQRVDLVLFGGDAYKNRDPSPTHQREFASRIHRLTVAGIPVFLLAGNHDLPGAAGRANTLDIFSTLEVPGVWVGRTVSTHVIPTASGEIQVIAVPWLTRTTLLHNEQHRNLPLAEVDALAVIELGRRLNDEAERLNPNLPTVVAVHGSVMGATYGSERSVMLGQELVLPREMLKNQAFDYVALGHIHRHQRLQGSPLTVYSGSVDRVDFGEEAETKGFVLVEVRRGEASYEFIPLRSTRRFLTVDVVAEGDDPTAEVGQALSRHDLTGAIVRLIIHTNAEKNALLRDGEIQAMMADAFKVAAVVRDVRREARIRLSSEQSIEQLAPIDVLERYLRQARQMPEERVRRLLELASTIVGPGQSSG